From the genome of Streptomyces ficellus:
ACACGGCGGTGACCCCGATGCCCCGGCCGGCCAGCTCGGCGCGCAGGCACTCACTGAGCATGAGGACCGCCGCCTTGGACGTGCTGTACGCGGGCAGCATCCGGGAGGGCTGGAACGCGGCCGCCGAGGCGGTGTTCACGATGTGCCCGCCCTGCCCGCGCTCGGCCATGCGCCGCCCGAAGATCCGGCAGCCGTGGATGACGCCCCAGAGGTTGACGTCGAGGACCTTCCGCCAGTCGTCGCTCGTGGTGTCGAGGAAGGCCCCGGACAGCCCGATCCCGGCGTTGTTGACCAGCACGTCCACCGTGCCGTACTCGGCGGACACCTTGTCGGCGAGCTTCTCCACGGCCTGCTCGTCGCTGACGTCCACCGCCTCGCCCCAGGAGTCCGGAGCGCCGACCAGCCGGGCCATCGCGGCCGTCCGGGCGGCACCCTCCGCGTCCCGGTCCACCGCCACCACCCGCGCGCCCGCCTCGGCGAACGCGAACGCCGTGGCCCGCCCGATACCGCTGGCGGCTCCCGTGACCAGGACCAGCTGGCCGCCGAACCGGTCCGCGTACCGCCGGCCCGCCGCCACCGGGGCCGCGACCTCGCCACCCCGTTCCTCGTGCGCCGTCACGAACTCGGTGATCCACGCCGCCAGCTGGTCCGGCCGGGTGCGCGGCACCCAGTGCTTGGCCGGCAGCGTCCGGCGCACCAACTGCGGCGCCCACTCGCCGAGATCGTCGTAGAGCCGTTCCGACAGGAAGGCGTCACCGGTGGGCGTGATCAGCTGCACGGGCGCGTGGGCGTACGCGTCGGAGCGCGGGCGCCGCAGCCGCGCGCGGACGTTGTCCCGGTACAGCCAGGCGCCGTGGGCGGCGTCCGACGGCAGGGAGGCGGTCGGGTAGCCGTCGGCCGGGACCCCCTCCATGCGCCGTACGAGACCGGGCCACCGCTTGCCGAGCGGGCCGCGCCAGGCCAGCTCCGGCAGGACCGGGGTGTGCAGCGCGTACACGTACCAGGACCGGGCGCCCTGGCCGAGCAGCTGGCCCACCCGGCGGGGGGTGGGGCGGGTCGTGCGCCGTTTGATCCAGTGCCCGAAGTGATCCAGCGACGGCCCGGACATCGACGTGAAGGAGGCGATCCGCCCCTCGGTGCGCCGGACCGTGACGAACTCCCACGCCTGCACCGACCCCCAGTCGTGTCCCACCAGGTGCACCGGCTCGTCCGGGCTGACCGCGTCCGCCACGGCCAGGAAGTCGTCGGTCAGCTTCTCCAGCGTGAACCCGCCGCGCAGCGGCCGCGGCGCCGTCGACCTGCCGTGCCCGCGCACGTCGTACAGCACCACGTGGAAGTGCTCGGCGAGCCGCCCGGCGACCTCGGACCACACCTCCTTGGAGTCCGGGTACCCGTGTACGAGCACCACCGTGGGCCGGGCCGCGTCGCCCAGCTCGGCCACGCACAGCTCGATCCCGCCCGTACGCACCCAGCGCTCCCGCGCGTCCCGGAGGACACCCCCGGAGCGGCCCTCAAGACGTCCCTCGCGACTCACGCTTCCTCCGCCCAGCGCCGCACGTGCGGCAGATCGTCGTCCAGCCAGAACGCGCTCTGTCCGGGGTCCCTGGAGTCGGTGACGACCAGCAGCTCCTCGAACTTCGCGCCCGTGCCCCTGAAACCGATGTGCGGCTCGACCGCCCACAACCCGGGCCGCGGGGGATGGTCGGAGAACCGGTACGGGGACCACAACGGCGACCAGCCCTCGCGGTGGCCGTGGAGGGCGTCGCTCGCGAGACCCTTCAGCGCCTGCGTACCGAACCCGAAGAGCGTCGGGTTCCAGCGGCGCTCCCTGACCCGGTCGACCTTGTGGGCGATGACGCCGAACGGATACGCGCGGTGCCGGTTGGCGTACCCCTGCCGGACCATCAGCCGGTCCACGTCCTCGTAGATCTCCCGCAGCGGGCGCCGCTCCCGCGCCTCGCGCAGGATCAGCTCGCGGTGCTCGCGCAGGTCGGAGAGCAGCTTGTCGTGCAGGGGGTTGAGCCCGAGGCAGCCCGAATACCCGATGTCGGCGGTGAAGCCCCCGTACACCGGGGCCATGTCGAGGATGAACGGCATCCCCGCCTCCAGCCGCCGGTTCGTCGGGAAGAACTGGAGCGGTATCCGGAAGTCCACGAACGCGGTGCGGTCGCCGAACCAGGCGAACGGCAGGTGGAACCAGTCCCGCACACCCCGCTCGCGCAGCCACTCGCGCTGCATCCGCGCCGCCTCGCGCTCCGTCACGCCCGGCTTGAGCTGCGCGGCGACGGCCTCGGCGCATTCGTACGCCAGGCGCTGTACCCGCCGGAACCCGTCCAGCCGCGCGTCCCGCTCCGCGAAGTCCGACGCCCGTGATGTCGCAGGGGAAACCAAGGCCATGCCAACCCGCCCGTCCGTCCGTGTGCCGTACGCGGTCGTAACTTGACACTGATGAATGTGACAATGCCCGGCGGCTGCGTCAAGGGGCGTGCACCGCCTGTGGAAAACCCCGACCGCGCCGGCCCGTGCGGTGCCGCGCCCCTACGGGCGCGTACGCCTTGAGTCGGACACCGATCCAGCCGCCTGGTCTGACGACCGCTGTGGTCTGCGCCACTACCGTCGACGACGTGACTGTGATCGCGACCGAAAGCCTCAGCAAGCGGTTCCCCCGGGTGACCGCTCTCGACCGGCTCTCCCTGGACATCGGGCCCGGTGTGACCGGACTTGTGGGTGCCAACGGAGCCGGCAAGTCCACCATGATCAAGATCCTGCTGGGTCTGTCCCCCGCCACCGAGGGCCGCGCCGAGGTCCTCGGCCTCGACGTCGCCACCAGCGGCGCCGCCATCCGCGAGCGGGTCGGCTACATGCCCGAGCACGACTGCCTGCCGCCCGACGTCTCGGCCACCGAGTTCGTCGTCCACATGGCCCGCATGTCCGGCCTGCCGCCCACCGCCGCCCGCGAGCGCACCGCCGACACCCTGCGCCACGTCGGGCTGTACGAGGAGCGGTACCGCCCCATCGGCGGCTACTCGACCGGCATGAAGCAGCGCGTGAAACTCGCCCAGGCACTGGTCCACGACCCGCGGCTGGTCCTCCTCGACGAGCCGACGAACGGCCTCGACCCGGTCGGCCGCGACGAGATGCTGGGCCTGATCCGCCGCGTCTACACCGACTTCGGCATCTCGGTCCTGGTCACGTCCCACCTGCTGGGCGAACTCGAACGCACCTGTGACCACGTCGTCGTGATCGACGGCGGCAAGCTCCTGCGCTCCAGCTCCACCAGCGACTTCACCCAGGTCACCACCACCCTCGCCGTGGAGGTCACCGACACCGACGCGCACCCCGACGGCACGGCGGCCCTCCGCGAGGCCCTCACGGCGGCCGGAGTCACCTTCCACGCGCGCGTGGAGGACGGCATGCCCGGCGCCGGCCACGTCCTGTTGCTGGAGGCGACCGGCGAGGAGACGTACGACCTCGTGCGCGACACCGTCGCCGAACTCGGCCTCGGCCTGGTCCGGATGGAACAGCGCCGCCACCACATCGCCGAGGTCTTCCGCCCCGGCACGGAAGCCGCCACGAGCCGGCCGCAGGAGGTGCCGACCCGATGAGCACGCCCACCACGCGCACCGAGACGCGGATCCACAACATCGGCTACCGCGACTACGACGGGCCCCGCCTCGGCCGGGCCTACGCCCGCCGCTCGCTGTTCTCGCAGTCGCTGCGCGGCGCCTACGGACTGGGCCGCAGCGCCAAGTCCAAGGTGCTGCCGATGATCCTCTTCGCGGTGATGTGCGTCCCCGCCCTGATCGTCGTCGCGGTGGCGGTGGCCACCAAGATGAAGGACCTGCCGCTGGACTACACCGGGTACGCGATCTTCACCCAGGCCGTCATCGGCCTGTTCCTCGCCTCCCAGGCACCCCAGTCCGTCTCGCGCGACCTCCGCTTCAAGACCGTGCCGCTGTACTTCTCCCGCCCCATCGAGCACGTCGACTACGTCGTCGCCAAGTACGGCGCGATGGCCTCGGCGCTGTTCATCCTGACCGCCTCGCCGCTGCTCATCCTCTACATCGGATCGCTGCTCGCGAAGATGGACTTCGCCGACCAGACGCAAGGCTTCGGACAGGGGCTGGTCTCCGTGGCACTGCTGTCGCTGCTCTTCGGCGGGATCGGCCTGGTCCTCGCCGCGCTCACTCCGCGCCGCGGCTTCGGGGTCGCGGCGGTCATCGCCGCCCTCACCATCTCCTACGGAGCCGTCACCACGCTCCAGGCCATCGCCTGGAACACCGACTCGCTGGACGCCGTCCCGTGGCTCGGCCTGTTCTCGCCCATCACCCTCGTCGACGGCGTGCAGACCGCCTTCCTGGGGGCCTCGTCCTCCTTCCCCGCCGAGGCCGGACCGGGCGCCGGACAGGGAGTCGTCTACCTGCTGGTCGTCCTCGCCCTCATCGCGGGCTCCTACGCCGTCCTGCTGCGCCGCTACCGAAAGGTCGGGCTGTGACCGCCCTCCCGTCGCCCACCACCACCCTTCAAAGGAATGGGCTTCGCCCATGAGCACTCTTTCCATCGACCACGTCTCACGGTGGTTCGGCAACGTCGTGGCCGTCAACGACGTCACCATGTCCATCGGCCCCGGAGTGACCGGACTGCTCGGCCCCAACGGCGCCGGAAAGTCCACCCTGATCAACATGATGGGCGGGTTCCTCGCCCCCTCCTCCGGTTCCGTGACCCTCGACGGGCAGCCGATCTGGCGCAACGAGTCGGTCTACCGCCGCATCGGCGTGGTGCCCGAACGGGAGGCGATGTACGACTTCCTCACCGGCCGCGAGTTCGTCGTCGCCAACGCCGAACTCCACGGCCTGGGCGCCGCCGAGGCCCAGAAGGCCCTGGCCACCGTGGAGATGGAGTACGCCCAGGACCGCAAGATCGCCACCTACAGCAAGGGCATGCGGCAGCGCGTGAAGATGGCCTCGGCCCTGGTCCACGAACCGTCCGTGCTGCTGCTGGACGAGCCGTTCAACGGCATGGACCCGCGCCAGCGCATGCAGCTGATGGACCTGCTGCGGCGGATGGGCTCCGAGGGCCGCACCGTCCTGTTCTCCTCCCACATCCTGGAGGAGGTCGAGCAACTCGCCTCCCACATCGAGGTGATCGTCGCCGGCCGGCACGCGGCCAGCGGCGACTTCCGCCGCATCCGGCGCCTGATGACCGACCGGCCGCACCGCTACCTCGTACGGTCCAGCGACGACCGCGCCCTGGCCGCCGCGCTGATCGCCGACCCGTCGACCGCCGGCATCGACGTGGACGTCACGGAGGGCGCCCTGCGCATCCAGGCGGTGGACTTCGCGCGCTTCACCGAACTGCTCCCGAAGGTCGCCCGCGCGCACTCCATCCGGCTGCTCACGGTCTCGCCCTCGGACGAGTCCCTCGAGTCGGTCTTCTCGTACCTCGTCGCGGCCTGAAGGGAGCCTCACGACCATGTACAACCCCACAGTCGCCCGGCTCACCTACCGGGCCCTGCTCGGCCGCCGCCGGGCCGCGATCCTCTTCGTCCTGCCCGGCCTCCTGCTGCTCATCGCGGCCGCCGTACGGGCCTTCAACGGCGCCGACGACCAGATCGCCGCCGACGTCCTCGGCGGGTTCGCGCTCGCCACGATGGTGCCGCTGATCGGAGTCATCGCCGGCACGGGCGCCATCGCGCCCGAGATCGACGACGGCTCGATCGTCTACCTGCTGGCCAAGCCGGTGAAACGACCGACGATCATCTTCACCAAGCTGATCGTGGCCATCGCCGTGACCATGGTCTTCTCGGCGGTGCCCACCTTCCTCGCCGGAATGATCCTCAACGGCAACGGCCAGCAGGTGGCGGTCGCCCACACCGTCGCCGCGCTCGTCGCCTCGATCGCCTACAGCGCGCTGTTCCTGCTGCTCGGCACGGTCAGCCGCCACGCGGTCGTCATCGGGCTCGTCTACGCCCTGGTGTGGGAGGCCGTGTTCGGCAGCCTCATCGCGGGCGCCAAGACCCTGAGCGTCCAGCAGTGGGCGCTCGCCGTCGCCGAGAAGGTCACGGGAGACGGGCTGGTCGCCTCGGACGTCGGCCTGCCGGCCGCGGTGGCGCTGCTGGCGGGCGTGACGGTGGCGGCCACCTGGTTCGCCGGCCACAAGCTGCGGACGCTGACGCTGGCGGGCGACGAGTAGCCACGCGCGCGTACGCACCCGGGGCCCGCACGCGCGCGTGCGGGGCCCCGAGCCGCGACGGGTCCGGGCCCCCGCCCAGCCTCCCCGCGTTCACACCGGCCTGACGCGCCGGTCGGGCACACTTGCCGTACGGAGGAGGCAGCCATGGCCGCAGACCATGAGGACCGCGACGGCTCCTGGGACGACGTCGAACTGGACCAGGACTTCATACGCTCCGCCGAGGCCACCGAGCCGTCCGCCCGGGCCCGGATGCTCGCCGCGCGCTGGCGCGGCCGCCCGCCCGAGCCCCAGCCCTGGCGCTCCGACGAACCCCCGGCGGGCTGGTTCTTCAGCCGGGCCCGCCGGCGAGGACGGCGCCGCCGCAAGAAGGACGGCGACGACACGCCCTGAGCGCGGGCGCCCTGAACCCGGCTGCCCCTGAGCGCGGGCGCCCCTGGACCCGGGTGCCCCCGGACCTGGGCGCCCTGAAAACCCGGGCGTCCCTACCGCGCCCCGACCCGGACCCTGCGGTCGCGCGCCGCCAGCAGGCCCGTCACCAGTGCCGCCGCGCAGACGCACAGGACCAGCGCGATCGGCACCGTCCAGCCGCCCGTCGCCTCGTGGACCGCGCCGGCCGCGAGCGGCCCGGCGGCCGCCAGCAGGTACCCGACCGTCTGCGCCATCCCCGACAGCCGCGAGGCGGTCACCGCGTCCCCGCTGCGCAGCACGATCAGCGTCAGCGCCAGGCCCACGGCCCCGCCCTGGCCGACCCCGAGCACCGCCGCCCACAGCCAGGCCCCCGACACCGGCTCCACCATCAGCCCCGCGTACCCCACCGCCACCAGGGACGTCACCAGCGCGACCAGCGGTCGCTGGCTCCGCATCCGGCCGGCCAGCAGCGGCACCAGGAACGCGCCCGCGACCTGGACGAGGTTGTTGAACGCGAACACGACCCCCGCCGTCGACCGGCTCATCCCGTGGTCGGTGAGGATCGTCGGCATCCAGGCGATCAGGACGTACGACCAGAGGGACTGCAGGCCCATGAACAGGGTGACCTGCCACGCCAGCGCCGAACGCCAGACACCGCGCACCGGGCCCGCCGGGGCTGCCGCCACCCGCACCTCCCGGCCCGTACGCCCGCGGGCGATCAGGACCTGCGGCAGCCACACCGCCGCCGCCACCGCCGCGAGCAGCGACCAGAACGCCAGCGACGCCTCCCAACTGCCCCCGAACGCCCGCTCCAACGGCACCGACGCCGCCGCCACCACCGTCGCACCCGCGATCATCGCGCCCGTGTAGACGGACGTCATCGACGCGGCCCGGTCCGGGAAGTCCCGTTTGATCAGGCCCGGCATGAGGACGTTGAGCAGGGCGATCGCCGTGCCCACCAGGACGCCTCCGCCGTACAGCGCGTAGAGGGAGGGCAGTACGCGTACGAGGATGCCGGCGGCCAGCAGCAACAGGGCTCCGAGCAGCACCTGTTCGGTGCCCAGCCGCCGCCCCAGCCACGGCGCCACCGCCGCGCCCACGCCGAGGAACAGCACCGGGACCGACGTGATCAGCGAGGTCGCCGTCGATGACAGCCCGAAGGCGGCGCTGATCTCCCCGGCCAGCGGCGACACGCTCGCCAGCGCCGCCCGCATGTTCAGCGAGGCGAGCACGATGCCGGCGAGCAGCAGCACCGGGTGGGCGAGCAACGCCCTCCGCGCGGCGGCGCCCCGGGGTGAGGGCAGGGCGTCGGCCTCCGCGTCCAGGAGGAGCGGACGGACGGATTCCGGGCGTGCCACGTGCACAGCACCTTTCACGACGACGACATACGTACGGGGGGAGGTTCAGCGGGTCGCGACGATCGAGCGGACCGTCTCCAGCGGCACGCGCAGCAGTTCGCGCACCGCCGCCCCGGCCGCGTCCGGTTGCCCCGCCTCGATCGCCGCGACCAGCGCCTCATGCGCGTCCAGATCGATGGCGGGCATCTCGTGGTCGCCCAGCGACTCGACGAGGCTCTCGTGGACCTGCGCGGAGAAGAACCGGTACACCTCGGTGAACGCGGCGTTGTGCGTGGCCTCGACGACCGCCCGGTGGAAGGCCAGGTCGGCGTCGGCGGCCCGGTCGCCCTCCTCGCGCAGGGTGGTGAGCGCGGCGCGCAGCCGCAGCAGGTCGTGGGTGTCGCGCCGGGCGGCCGCGAGCCGTGCCGCCTCCGTCTCCAGGGCGATCCGCAGCTCCAGGACGTCCAGGGCGCCGGCGGCCCGGACGGTGCGCAGCACGGCGGCGGCGTCGGCGGTGGAGCGTACGAACGTGCCGTTGCCCTGCCGGGACTCCAGTAGACCGGCGTGGACGAGGACGCGGACGGCCTCGCGGACGGTGTTGCGGCCGACGCCGAGCTGCCCGGCGAGCTCGTGCTCGGTGGGGATGCGGTCGCCGACGGTCCACTCGCCGCCGGCGAGCTGGGCGCGGAGCTGGTCCACGACGGCGTCGACGAGGGAGGTCCGCCCCGCGGCTTTCAGTGCCATCCGTCCCCTACCCCACTCACTCATTCGCCCGGTTGCCCAGTCATCCTACAACTTGCCTCCGGGATTACTGTGGGCACAGCCGCACTCACTCACACCCTGGGGAGCAAGCCATGTCAGACCGCTTCGACGTCGTCGTACTCGGAGCAGGCCCCGGCGGATACGTCGCCGCCATCCGCGCCGCCCAGCTGGGCAAGCGCGTCGCGGTGGTCGAGGAGAAGTACTGGGGCGGTGTCTGCCTGAACGTCGGCTGCATCCCCACCAAGGCACTGCTGCGCAACGCCGAACTCGCCCACCTCTTCACCCACGAGGCGAAGACCTACGGCATCAAGGTCGACGGGGAGGTCTCCTTCGACTACGGCGAGGCGTTCCGGCGCAGCCGCACGGTCGCGGACGGCCGCGTCAAGGGCGTCCACTTCCTGATGAAGAAGAACAAGATCACCGAGTTCACGGGTCGCGGCACCTTCGTGGACGCCAACACGCTCGAGGTCGCGCTGTCCGACGGCGGTTCGACGACCGTCTCGTTCGACCACTGCATCATCGCGACCGGCGCGACGCCCAAGCTGCTGCCCGGCACGCGGCGCAGCGAGCGCGTCGTCACCTATGAGGAGCAGATCCTCGCGGGCGAGCTGCCGCGCTCGATCGTGATCGCCGGCGCCGGCGCGATCGGCATCGAGTTCGCGTACGTGCTGCACAACTACGGCGTGAAGGTCACCATCGTCGAGTTCCTCGACCGGATCGCGCCGCTGGAGGACAAGGACGTCTCGGCGGAGCTGGCGAAGCAGTACCGCAAGCTCGGCATCGACGTGCTGACCTCGACGCGCGTCGAGTCGATCGACGAGTCCGGTGAGCAGGTGAGGGTGGCCGTGACCGGCAAGGACGGCAAGCAGCAGGTGCTGGAGGCCGACAAGGTGCTCCAGGCGATCGGCTTCGCGCCGAACGTCGAGGGGTACGGCCTGGAGAACACCGGCGTGAAGCTCACCGAGCGCGGCGCGATCGACGTCGACGGACGGTCGCGGACGTCGGTGCCGCACATCTACGCGATCGGTGACGTGACCGCGAAGCTGATGCTCGCGCACACCGCCGAGGCGATGGGCGTGGTGGCCGCCGAGACGCTCGCGGGTGCCGAGACCATGGAGCTCGACTACCCGATGATCCCGCGCGCCACGTACTGCCAGCCGCAGATCGCCAGCTTCGGCTGGACGGAGGAGCAGGCGCGGGAGAAGGGCTTCGACGTCAAGGTCGCGAAGTTCCCCTTCATGGCGAACGGCAAGGCGCACGGGCTGGGTGACACGACCGGGTTCGTGAAGCTGATCAGCGACGCGAAGTACGGCGAGATCATCGGCGCGCACCTGATCGGGCCGGACGTCACGGAGCTGCTGCCGGAACTGACGCTGGCGCAGCAGTGGGACCTCACGGTGCACGAGGTGGCGCGGAACGTGCACGCGCACCCCACGCTGGGCGAGGCCGTCAAGGAGGCCGTGCACGGGCTCGCGGGCCACATGATCAACTTCTGAGCGGTACGGCACGGAGCGGTACGGGCCGTGCGGCGCGGCGCACCGGTAATCCGGTGGCGCGGCGCCGTGCGTCCGGGGGACATTGGTGGGGCGGCGCTCGCACGGGGGACGGCGCCGGGGGTGGCCGCTTCGAGCGCGCGTCTCGCGTACGCGCGGGCCGCCCCCGGCGCGGTGCGGCGCCGCGTCTTCGCGCGGGTGCGCCGCTGTGCCCACCCGTGCCGCCCCTGGCGGCACGATTGCCCACAGCGGCGGGCCGTTCGGCGGCACGATTGCCCACAGCGGCGGCGGGAGGGCGGGTTACCCGCGCAGCAGGTCCTCCAGGACGACCGCGATGCCGTCCGATTCGTTGGAGGCCGTGATCTCGTGGGCGACGGCCTTGAGGTCGTCGT
Proteins encoded in this window:
- a CDS encoding ABC transporter ATP-binding protein, which encodes MTVIATESLSKRFPRVTALDRLSLDIGPGVTGLVGANGAGKSTMIKILLGLSPATEGRAEVLGLDVATSGAAIRERVGYMPEHDCLPPDVSATEFVVHMARMSGLPPTAARERTADTLRHVGLYEERYRPIGGYSTGMKQRVKLAQALVHDPRLVLLDEPTNGLDPVGRDEMLGLIRRVYTDFGISVLVTSHLLGELERTCDHVVVIDGGKLLRSSSTSDFTQVTTTLAVEVTDTDAHPDGTAALREALTAAGVTFHARVEDGMPGAGHVLLLEATGEETYDLVRDTVAELGLGLVRMEQRRHHIAEVFRPGTEAATSRPQEVPTR
- a CDS encoding ABC transporter permease, producing the protein MYNPTVARLTYRALLGRRRAAILFVLPGLLLLIAAAVRAFNGADDQIAADVLGGFALATMVPLIGVIAGTGAIAPEIDDGSIVYLLAKPVKRPTIIFTKLIVAIAVTMVFSAVPTFLAGMILNGNGQQVAVAHTVAALVASIAYSALFLLLGTVSRHAVVIGLVYALVWEAVFGSLIAGAKTLSVQQWALAVAEKVTGDGLVASDVGLPAAVALLAGVTVAATWFAGHKLRTLTLAGDE
- a CDS encoding FadR/GntR family transcriptional regulator, producing the protein MALKAAGRTSLVDAVVDQLRAQLAGGEWTVGDRIPTEHELAGQLGVGRNTVREAVRVLVHAGLLESRQGNGTFVRSTADAAAVLRTVRAAGALDVLELRIALETEAARLAAARRDTHDLLRLRAALTTLREEGDRAADADLAFHRAVVEATHNAAFTEVYRFFSAQVHESLVESLGDHEMPAIDLDAHEALVAAIEAGQPDAAGAAVRELLRVPLETVRSIVATR
- a CDS encoding CynX/NimT family MFS transporter; translation: MARPESVRPLLLDAEADALPSPRGAAARRALLAHPVLLLAGIVLASLNMRAALASVSPLAGEISAAFGLSSTATSLITSVPVLFLGVGAAVAPWLGRRLGTEQVLLGALLLLAAGILVRVLPSLYALYGGGVLVGTAIALLNVLMPGLIKRDFPDRAASMTSVYTGAMIAGATVVAAASVPLERAFGGSWEASLAFWSLLAAVAAAVWLPQVLIARGRTGREVRVAAAPAGPVRGVWRSALAWQVTLFMGLQSLWSYVLIAWMPTILTDHGMSRSTAGVVFAFNNLVQVAGAFLVPLLAGRMRSQRPLVALVTSLVAVGYAGLMVEPVSGAWLWAAVLGVGQGGAVGLALTLIVLRSGDAVTASRLSGMAQTVGYLLAAAGPLAAGAVHEATGGWTVPIALVLCVCAAALVTGLLAARDRRVRVGAR
- a CDS encoding ABC transporter permease, which encodes MSTPTTRTETRIHNIGYRDYDGPRLGRAYARRSLFSQSLRGAYGLGRSAKSKVLPMILFAVMCVPALIVVAVAVATKMKDLPLDYTGYAIFTQAVIGLFLASQAPQSVSRDLRFKTVPLYFSRPIEHVDYVVAKYGAMASALFILTASPLLILYIGSLLAKMDFADQTQGFGQGLVSVALLSLLFGGIGLVLAALTPRRGFGVAAVIAALTISYGAVTTLQAIAWNTDSLDAVPWLGLFSPITLVDGVQTAFLGASSSFPAEAGPGAGQGVVYLLVVLALIAGSYAVLLRRYRKVGL
- a CDS encoding M24 family metallopeptidase gives rise to the protein MALVSPATSRASDFAERDARLDGFRRVQRLAYECAEAVAAQLKPGVTEREAARMQREWLRERGVRDWFHLPFAWFGDRTAFVDFRIPLQFFPTNRRLEAGMPFILDMAPVYGGFTADIGYSGCLGLNPLHDKLLSDLREHRELILREARERRPLREIYEDVDRLMVRQGYANRHRAYPFGVIAHKVDRVRERRWNPTLFGFGTQALKGLASDALHGHREGWSPLWSPYRFSDHPPRPGLWAVEPHIGFRGTGAKFEELLVVTDSRDPGQSAFWLDDDLPHVRRWAEEA
- a CDS encoding ABC transporter ATP-binding protein, whose product is MSTLSIDHVSRWFGNVVAVNDVTMSIGPGVTGLLGPNGAGKSTLINMMGGFLAPSSGSVTLDGQPIWRNESVYRRIGVVPEREAMYDFLTGREFVVANAELHGLGAAEAQKALATVEMEYAQDRKIATYSKGMRQRVKMASALVHEPSVLLLDEPFNGMDPRQRMQLMDLLRRMGSEGRTVLFSSHILEEVEQLASHIEVIVAGRHAASGDFRRIRRLMTDRPHRYLVRSSDDRALAAALIADPSTAGIDVDVTEGALRIQAVDFARFTELLPKVARAHSIRLLTVSPSDESLESVFSYLVAA
- the lpdA gene encoding dihydrolipoyl dehydrogenase, which gives rise to MSDRFDVVVLGAGPGGYVAAIRAAQLGKRVAVVEEKYWGGVCLNVGCIPTKALLRNAELAHLFTHEAKTYGIKVDGEVSFDYGEAFRRSRTVADGRVKGVHFLMKKNKITEFTGRGTFVDANTLEVALSDGGSTTVSFDHCIIATGATPKLLPGTRRSERVVTYEEQILAGELPRSIVIAGAGAIGIEFAYVLHNYGVKVTIVEFLDRIAPLEDKDVSAELAKQYRKLGIDVLTSTRVESIDESGEQVRVAVTGKDGKQQVLEADKVLQAIGFAPNVEGYGLENTGVKLTERGAIDVDGRSRTSVPHIYAIGDVTAKLMLAHTAEAMGVVAAETLAGAETMELDYPMIPRATYCQPQIASFGWTEEQAREKGFDVKVAKFPFMANGKAHGLGDTTGFVKLISDAKYGEIIGAHLIGPDVTELLPELTLAQQWDLTVHEVARNVHAHPTLGEAVKEAVHGLAGHMINF
- a CDS encoding SDR family oxidoreductase, producing MSREGRLEGRSGGVLRDARERWVRTGGIELCVAELGDAARPTVVLVHGYPDSKEVWSEVAGRLAEHFHVVLYDVRGHGRSTAPRPLRGGFTLEKLTDDFLAVADAVSPDEPVHLVGHDWGSVQAWEFVTVRRTEGRIASFTSMSGPSLDHFGHWIKRRTTRPTPRRVGQLLGQGARSWYVYALHTPVLPELAWRGPLGKRWPGLVRRMEGVPADGYPTASLPSDAAHGAWLYRDNVRARLRRPRSDAYAHAPVQLITPTGDAFLSERLYDDLGEWAPQLVRRTLPAKHWVPRTRPDQLAAWITEFVTAHEERGGEVAAPVAAGRRYADRFGGQLVLVTGAASGIGRATAFAFAEAGARVVAVDRDAEGAARTAAMARLVGAPDSWGEAVDVSDEQAVEKLADKVSAEYGTVDVLVNNAGIGLSGAFLDTTSDDWRKVLDVNLWGVIHGCRIFGRRMAERGQGGHIVNTASAAAFQPSRMLPAYSTSKAAVLMLSECLRAELAGRGIGVTAVCPGIVNTNITSTARFAGVSADEEKRRQKKTARLYGLRNYPPEKVADAILRAVVRNEAVVPVTPEAHGARLLSRFAPGALRALARLEAKL